The following are from one region of the Petrotoga mobilis SJ95 genome:
- a CDS encoding ROK family protein yields MLVVGIDLGGTEIKAGLVDEKKGIIKKISRPTEVEMGNAQVIANITKTVKDLTENTEFSAIGIGSPGSIDRKNGIVRFSPNFPNWRNFELVRLIKENINVDVFLENDANAFALGEWYFGKAKGLHDFIALTIGTGIGSGVVCNNTFLTGKDGLAPELGHVVVVPNGPQCGCGNRGCVEATSSAKYIALEAKNLIDRYPDSLVLKLAGKKEKIESKHVFQAYEKNDPLARVVCNFAIDALARAIGGYVHAFNPEKIIIGGGLSRAGDALFVPLREMTKKYVMSSFADTYTIEQSSLVEDAGILGAASAAFYAEENPL; encoded by the coding sequence ATGTTGGTAGTAGGAATCGATTTGGGAGGCACTGAGATAAAAGCCGGATTAGTCGATGAAAAAAAAGGAATAATTAAAAAGATTTCTAGACCTACAGAAGTTGAAATGGGAAATGCCCAAGTAATAGCTAATATAACAAAAACCGTGAAAGATTTAACGGAAAACACTGAATTTTCAGCAATTGGAATAGGTTCACCAGGTTCTATAGATAGAAAAAATGGAATTGTGAGATTTTCTCCAAACTTTCCAAACTGGCGAAATTTTGAATTGGTTCGCTTGATAAAAGAAAATATAAACGTTGACGTCTTTTTAGAAAACGATGCCAATGCCTTTGCACTTGGTGAATGGTATTTTGGTAAAGCAAAGGGTTTGCACGATTTCATCGCTTTAACCATAGGAACAGGCATAGGTTCCGGAGTGGTTTGTAACAACACATTTTTAACCGGTAAAGACGGTCTAGCCCCAGAATTGGGACATGTTGTAGTTGTACCAAATGGTCCACAATGCGGTTGCGGTAATAGGGGATGTGTAGAAGCTACTTCTTCTGCGAAATATATAGCATTAGAAGCCAAAAATTTGATAGATAGGTACCCAGACAGCCTTGTTTTAAAATTAGCCGGAAAAAAAGAAAAGATTGAATCAAAGCACGTTTTTCAAGCTTATGAAAAAAATGATCCTCTTGCCAGAGTAGTTTGTAACTTTGCCATCGATGCACTTGCACGGGCTATTGGAGGATATGTTCATGCCTTTAACCCAGAAAAAATTATAATCGGTGGGGGGTTAAGCAGAGCAGGTGATGCTCTTTTTGTTCCATTAAGAGAAATGACGAAAAAATATGTAATGAGCAGTTTCGCAGATACTTACACTATAGAACAATCATCTTTAGTAGAAGATGCTGGAATTTTAGGGGCAGCTTCTGCAGCCTTTTATGCCGAAGAAAACCCCCTATAA